Proteins found in one uncultured Campylobacter sp. genomic segment:
- a CDS encoding M23 family metallopeptidase — MAKTKLTLSDHFGTKTLYFGENFRFQLKILSAFFIIFLLVLFFAIFKLASDRSNLKELNKTLYAENLALKEQNIALESKNEEVLAKLDGREDDGGGLDSDIQVMLAMNEMKKERKKGSGAHIAASEKTASAILSAVPNGLPMQYRGVTSPFGMRTHPISGVMRMHHGIDLRASEGTPVFATAEGFVQFAGSSGSGYGILVILSHNYGFETRYGHLSSAVVTPGSWVKKGDLIGYSGNTGYSTGPHLHYEVRFLAQSVDPANFMSWNAQNFKNISTLEPNVSWQEIANVVQHQIERFK; from the coding sequence GTGGCTAAAACTAAACTTACCCTAAGCGATCACTTTGGCACCAAGACGCTGTATTTCGGCGAAAATTTTAGATTTCAGCTTAAAATTTTATCCGCGTTTTTTATAATTTTTCTGCTTGTTTTGTTTTTTGCGATATTTAAACTCGCGAGTGACCGTTCAAATTTAAAGGAGCTAAACAAAACCCTATACGCCGAAAATCTCGCGCTAAAAGAGCAAAATATCGCGCTTGAGAGCAAAAACGAGGAGGTGCTTGCCAAGCTTGACGGACGCGAAGACGATGGAGGTGGGCTGGATAGTGATATCCAGGTAATGCTTGCGATGAATGAGATGAAAAAGGAGCGCAAAAAGGGCTCCGGCGCGCATATCGCAGCTAGCGAAAAAACGGCGAGCGCGATTCTTAGCGCTGTGCCTAATGGACTTCCGATGCAGTATCGCGGCGTAACTAGCCCTTTTGGGATGCGTACTCATCCAATCAGCGGCGTTATGAGGATGCACCACGGCATCGACTTGCGAGCGAGCGAGGGCACTCCGGTGTTTGCGACGGCAGAGGGCTTCGTGCAGTTTGCAGGCAGCAGTGGCAGCGGATATGGAATTTTAGTGATTTTATCGCACAATTACGGCTTTGAGACCCGCTACGGCCACCTTAGCTCCGCGGTCGTAACGCCCGGTTCTTGGGTTAAAAAGGGTGATCTTATCGGCTATAGCGGCAACACCGGCTACAGCACCGGTCCACACCTGCATTACGAAGTTAGGTTTTTGGCTCAAAGCGTTGATCCTGCAAATTTTATGAGCTGGAACGCGCAGAATTTCAAAAATATCTCGACCTTGGAGCCTAACGTATCGTGGCAGGAGATCGCAAATGTCGTGCAGCACCAGATCGAAAGGTTTAAATAA
- a CDS encoding CarD family transcriptional regulator has product MQAEVYEYFLQNQKELLICEDDKEAAACEQVLKFMGYAAFCLPDFRASFGEDLRSYMGELAGISTALSAFYKASGKKILISPVRTILNKLPAASHLRPLNIKFGDELNLSELKEEILRLGYDVRDIVESMGEVSFRGEIIDIFSVGSESAVRILFDGETVESIRRFDVATQKSEKDELAQAEIAPFLANLSEDEFESVSEKISRADSDALARDLGSLGFWFIEGFVDYVSAFDCVLLHEIKKDEIFSERNLDFLDAIEVLPAARKFKDLAVTPSQEFFEFHRSEAITLIARNDALLAPFDLGGFSNIEILREDFVVNLISAERIILSLNKASPKKRVRRSSLALDELNVGDFVVHEDHGIAKFNGLELIEVMGRSKEFVSLLYEDGDKLLLPVEYLNKIDRYVASGGAVSLDHLGRASFSKIKERVREKLFAIASKIIALAAKRELVRGLVIKNESADYAKFLSASGFSYTSDQQKAVSAILADLQSGKVMDRLLSGDVGFGKTEVAMNAIFACIRSGHSVLFFVPTTLLSSQHYATLSERFKEFEIPVFKLDRFSSARQKSEILKRLQSGEAIVVVGTHSLLNLNPANLGLIIIDEEHKFGVKQKERLKEKSAASHLLSMSATPIPRSLNMALSSIKSYSTLLSPPQDRLDVRTFVKQWDEKIIKEAISRELRRGGQIFYVHNHIATMQSAKKKLLEILPSLKILILHSKIDAKTTEDEILKFVAGGYDLLLCTSIVESGIHMPRVNTIIVENADKFGIADLHQLRGRVGRSNKQGFCYFLIEDKTALTQDALKRLVALESNSFLGSGSVLAYHDLEIRGGGNLLGEAQSGHIEAIGYSLYLKMLEEEIGKLLSRKSAAASVELKISVNAFLNSEFIREDLLRLDLYRRLSKCAEASEVLEIFGEIEDRFGRADVYTKQFIDVMMIKVLATKLGLRVISSMDENILITLANGDKVRLKAQTRDDDDVISEILIYLRRELKNANLR; this is encoded by the coding sequence ATGCAAGCCGAGGTTTACGAATACTTTTTGCAAAACCAAAAAGAGCTTTTGATCTGTGAGGACGATAAAGAGGCTGCGGCGTGCGAGCAAGTGCTTAAATTTATGGGCTACGCGGCTTTTTGCCTGCCCGATTTTAGAGCGAGCTTCGGCGAGGATCTGCGCAGCTACATGGGCGAGCTAGCGGGCATCAGCACCGCTCTTAGCGCGTTTTACAAAGCAAGCGGCAAAAAAATTTTAATCTCGCCGGTTCGCACGATCCTAAATAAGCTCCCCGCCGCAAGCCATCTGCGCCCGTTAAATATAAAATTTGGTGATGAGTTAAACTTAAGCGAGCTGAAAGAGGAAATTTTGCGCCTTGGATACGACGTACGCGACATCGTCGAAAGCATGGGCGAGGTGAGCTTCCGTGGCGAGATCATCGATATTTTTTCGGTAGGAAGCGAAAGCGCGGTTAGAATTCTGTTCGACGGAGAGACGGTCGAGAGTATCAGGCGCTTTGACGTCGCGACGCAAAAAAGCGAAAAAGATGAGCTTGCGCAAGCCGAGATAGCGCCGTTTTTAGCAAATTTAAGCGAGGACGAGTTTGAGAGCGTGAGCGAAAAGATATCGCGCGCGGATAGCGACGCGCTAGCGCGCGATCTGGGCTCGCTCGGGTTTTGGTTCATCGAGGGCTTCGTCGATTACGTGAGCGCGTTTGATTGCGTCTTGCTGCATGAGATCAAAAAGGATGAAATTTTTTCCGAACGCAATTTGGATTTTTTAGACGCGATCGAGGTACTGCCCGCGGCGCGTAAATTTAAAGACCTCGCCGTGACGCCGTCGCAGGAATTTTTTGAATTTCACCGCAGCGAGGCTATCACGCTGATCGCGCGAAACGACGCTCTGCTCGCGCCGTTTGATCTTGGCGGATTTAGCAATATCGAAATTTTACGCGAGGATTTCGTCGTAAATTTAATAAGCGCCGAGCGGATCATCCTTTCGCTAAACAAAGCGTCGCCTAAAAAGCGCGTAAGAAGATCGAGCCTAGCTCTGGATGAGCTAAACGTGGGCGATTTTGTCGTGCACGAAGATCACGGTATCGCTAAATTTAACGGGCTTGAGCTCATCGAGGTGATGGGGCGCAGCAAGGAGTTCGTATCCCTGCTCTACGAGGACGGCGACAAACTGCTGCTGCCGGTCGAGTATCTAAATAAGATCGACCGCTACGTCGCAAGCGGCGGCGCGGTAAGCTTGGATCATCTGGGCAGAGCGAGCTTTTCAAAAATCAAAGAGCGAGTGCGCGAAAAGCTCTTTGCGATCGCTTCAAAGATCATCGCACTGGCTGCCAAGCGCGAGCTGGTGCGAGGGCTCGTCATCAAAAATGAAAGCGCGGATTATGCGAAATTTTTAAGCGCGAGCGGCTTTAGCTACACGAGCGATCAGCAAAAGGCTGTGAGCGCGATTTTGGCGGATCTGCAAAGCGGCAAGGTGATGGACCGCTTACTTAGCGGCGACGTGGGCTTTGGAAAGACCGAGGTTGCGATGAATGCGATCTTTGCCTGCATCCGAAGTGGGCATTCGGTACTGTTTTTCGTGCCTACGACGCTGCTTAGCTCTCAGCATTACGCCACGCTTAGCGAGCGCTTTAAGGAGTTTGAAATTCCTGTTTTCAAGCTCGACCGCTTCAGTAGCGCGAGGCAAAAAAGTGAAATTTTAAAGCGCCTGCAAAGCGGCGAGGCGATCGTCGTGGTCGGTACGCACTCGCTTTTAAATTTAAACCCCGCAAATTTGGGCCTCATAATCATCGATGAGGAGCATAAATTCGGCGTTAAGCAAAAGGAGCGGCTCAAAGAGAAAAGCGCCGCCTCGCACCTACTTAGTATGTCCGCGACACCGATACCGCGCAGTCTGAATATGGCGTTAAGCTCGATTAAAAGCTACTCCACGCTGCTTAGCCCGCCGCAGGATCGCCTCGACGTGCGCACCTTCGTCAAGCAATGGGACGAAAAGATCATAAAAGAGGCGATCTCGCGCGAGCTGCGACGCGGCGGGCAGATTTTTTACGTCCACAACCACATCGCGACGATGCAAAGCGCCAAAAAGAAGCTGCTTGAAATTTTGCCGAGCCTTAAAATTTTAATTTTGCACTCCAAGATCGACGCTAAAACTACGGAGGATGAAATTTTAAAATTTGTGGCGGGCGGATACGATCTGCTGCTTTGTACCAGCATCGTAGAAAGCGGCATTCATATGCCGCGCGTAAATACGATCATCGTCGAAAATGCGGATAAATTCGGTATCGCCGATCTGCATCAGCTGCGCGGTCGCGTCGGGCGCAGCAACAAACAGGGCTTTTGCTATTTTTTGATCGAGGATAAAACCGCTCTTACGCAGGACGCGCTAAAGCGGCTCGTAGCGCTTGAGAGCAACTCGTTTTTGGGTAGCGGCTCGGTACTGGCGTATCACGATCTTGAAATTCGCGGCGGCGGAAACCTGCTCGGAGAGGCGCAGAGCGGGCATATCGAAGCGATCGGCTACTCGCTTTATCTAAAGATGCTCGAAGAGGAGATCGGCAAGCTGCTAAGCAGAAAGAGCGCCGCTGCAAGCGTGGAGCTTAAAATTTCCGTAAACGCCTTTTTGAACTCGGAATTTATCAGAGAGGATCTCCTGCGCCTAGATCTTTACAGGCGGCTTAGCAAGTGCGCAGAGGCGAGCGAAGTGCTTGAAATTTTCGGCGAGATCGAGGATCGCTTCGGGCGCGCGGACGTCTACACCAAGCAATTTATCGACGTGATGATGATTAAGGTTTTGGCTACGAAGCTTGGCTTGCGCGTGATTTCGAGCATGGACGAAAATATCTTGATCACCCTTGCAAACGGTGATAAGGTGCGATTAAAGGCACAGACGCGCGATGATGACGACGTGATAAGCGAAATTTTGATCTATCTGCGAAGGGAGCTAAAAAATGCGAACTTGCGATGA
- a CDS encoding ATP-binding protein, whose translation MRTCDENIKKSASKSRSEELNLDSASGLNLAPQAVLKSAQSGSSEQIYFSDFGAIDWRAVQVAAFRANKKALKIVRDIDFTGIDALVGLESQKSALIKNTDAFLRGASANHALLWGESGCGKSSLAKAVFYKFIPQGLKIIEIGRDDLGYLVDIIDAIRETSFKFIIFCDDLSFELGESGYKHLKPLLEGSLERAPRNVLMYATSNRRHIVGECASDNDAAQISRGELHLSDAANERISLSERFGLQLSFYGGSMREYLGIVDAYFAAAQGMSAAEFRLSFAANLDALHAKAREFAMLRASCSGRAAKQFFLSFGEEFFANLKGGGR comes from the coding sequence ATGCGAACTTGCGATGAAAATATCAAAAAAAGCGCGAGCAAAAGTAGAAGCGAAGAGTTAAATTTGGACTCGGCGAGCGGTTTAAATTTAGCGCCTCAAGCCGTCCTAAAAAGCGCGCAAAGCGGCTCTAGCGAGCAAATTTATTTCAGCGATTTTGGCGCGATTGATTGGCGCGCTGTGCAGGTCGCCGCTTTTCGCGCGAATAAAAAGGCGCTAAAGATCGTCCGTGATATCGATTTCACGGGTATTGACGCGCTTGTGGGGCTAGAGAGCCAAAAATCGGCTCTTATAAAAAATACGGACGCCTTCCTGCGCGGCGCGAGTGCCAATCACGCGCTACTATGGGGCGAGAGCGGCTGCGGCAAATCAAGCCTTGCGAAGGCGGTTTTTTATAAATTTATCCCGCAAGGCCTTAAGATCATCGAGATCGGTAGGGACGATCTGGGTTATCTCGTGGATATAATCGACGCGATCCGCGAAACAAGCTTTAAATTTATCATCTTTTGCGATGATTTGAGCTTTGAGCTCGGCGAGAGCGGCTACAAGCACCTAAAGCCTCTGCTAGAGGGCTCGCTGGAGCGCGCGCCGCGCAACGTGCTGATGTATGCGACGTCCAATCGCCGCCACATCGTAGGCGAATGCGCAAGCGATAACGACGCTGCGCAGATCAGCCGCGGCGAGCTGCACCTAAGCGACGCGGCGAACGAGCGAATCAGCCTGAGCGAGCGCTTCGGGTTGCAGCTAAGCTTCTACGGCGGGAGCATGCGGGAGTATTTGGGGATCGTAGATGCCTATTTTGCGGCTGCGCAAGGTATGAGTGCGGCGGAATTTCGCTTGAGCTTTGCTGCAAATTTAGACGCGCTGCACGCAAAGGCGCGTGAGTTTGCGATGCTTCGCGCAAGTTGTAGCGGCCGCGCGGCAAAGCAGTTTTTCCTGAGCTTTGGCGAGGAATTTTTTGCAAATTTAAAAGGCGGCGGCAGATGA